A genomic stretch from Selenomonadales bacterium includes:
- a CDS encoding Ger(x)C family spore germination protein gives MLVAISLACLALTGCWDLHEITEVAPVTGLGLDVGTLPGTIRLSAQIVPPQAVGADAGPAGATSLRVLSVEAATVTEAMLLLSAHIRREPFLMHLGFVVFGEEMARAGIGAVLGGLHGKITIRGSVPVLVAAGSAQEVLRARSGVGRAPGADVLELLANMRRLPLGRVVTLYDAVNTLSGLGGEIALPILDLAPLRLEAADHQPADGTGQQGQQLMEVTIGRTALFVRDRWVHDLDVFQTQALTLLSGDVTQGALSIAHPTAPGGAMALQFLRFRAQLKPEASPQGPVALQVKIEIDASLTETRAGYDLRQAGPQPILEVVEQYVTAQVTELFALMQEIGSDSLGVGNMIYRNQPRTWSHLEPRWSEHYRQMTVSVDTKARLKDTSMLMRLFAVRRE, from the coding sequence TTGACGTCGGCACGCTGCCCGGGACAATTAGGCTGTCCGCACAGATAGTTCCTCCCCAGGCAGTTGGCGCTGACGCAGGCCCAGCCGGTGCGACTAGTTTGCGCGTCTTGAGCGTCGAGGCGGCTACGGTGACCGAGGCTATGCTGCTGCTGTCGGCGCACATTCGGCGGGAACCTTTCCTGATGCACTTAGGCTTCGTGGTATTTGGCGAAGAAATGGCGCGGGCAGGGATTGGGGCAGTGTTAGGGGGGCTCCATGGGAAGATAACGATTCGCGGCTCGGTGCCAGTATTGGTTGCGGCGGGCAGTGCGCAGGAAGTGCTCCGCGCTCGCTCCGGCGTAGGGAGGGCGCCGGGGGCGGACGTCTTAGAATTGTTGGCGAATATGCGGCGCCTCCCATTAGGGCGCGTGGTCACGCTCTACGATGCAGTTAACACGCTTTCGGGGCTTGGGGGAGAGATAGCGCTACCTATCTTGGACCTGGCCCCCTTACGCTTAGAAGCTGCCGACCATCAACCCGCGGATGGCACGGGTCAACAGGGGCAGCAGCTGATGGAGGTGACTATCGGGCGCACCGCGCTGTTTGTGCGCGACAGGTGGGTGCATGACTTAGATGTGTTTCAGACGCAGGCACTTACCTTGCTCTCAGGCGATGTGACACAGGGCGCCCTGTCGATTGCGCACCCTACCGCGCCGGGCGGGGCGATGGCTTTGCAGTTTTTGCGCTTTCGGGCGCAATTGAAGCCCGAGGCATCGCCGCAAGGGCCTGTAGCGCTACAGGTAAAAATAGAGATTGACGCGAGCCTCACCGAGACACGCGCCGGGTACGACTTGCGCCAAGCAGGGCCGCAGCCGATACTTGAGGTTGTGGAGCAATACGTTACAGCCCAAGTAACAGAGCTCTTTGCGCTAATGCAGGAGATAGGGAGCGATAGCCTAGGTGTCGGCAACATGATTTACCGCAACCAACCGCGAACATGGAGTCACCTAGAGCCGCGTTGGAGCGAGCATTACCGGCAAATGACCGTAAGCGTAGATACTAAGGCCCGACTCAAAGATACCAGTATGCTGATGCGGCTGTTTGCAGTGCGCAGGGAGTAA